The Miscanthus floridulus cultivar M001 chromosome 7, ASM1932011v1, whole genome shotgun sequence genome includes a region encoding these proteins:
- the LOC136462857 gene encoding GDSL esterase/lipase At2g04570-like, whose protein sequence is MAPPTCRSGAEAALLLLLLVALTATSGIARAAAPRVPAVIVFGDSTVDTGNNNQIPTPLRADLPPYGRDMPGGPRATGRFGNGRLPPDFISEALGLPPLVPAYLDPAYGIDDFARGVCFASAGTGIDNATAGVLSVIPLWKEVNYYEEYQRRLRARVGASRAAAIVGGALHVVSIGTNDFLENYFMPLATGRSAQFTVPEFEDFLVAGARQFLARIHHLGARRVTFAGLAAIGCLPLERTTNALRGGGCVEEYNDVARSFNAKLQAMVRGLRDELPRLKLVYVSVYESFLRLITNPQKFGLENVEEGCCATGRFEMGIMCNDDAPLTCDDASKYLFWDAFHPTEKVNRLMANNTLQACYQQGVL, encoded by the exons ATGGCGCCGCCGACATGCCGTTCTGGGGCCGAagccgcgctgctgctgctgctgctggtggcgcTGACGGCGACGAGCGGCATCGCGCGGGCCGCGGCGCCGCGGGTGCCGGCGGTGATCGTGTTCGGGGACTCCACGGTGGACACGGGCAACAACAACCAGATCCCCACCCCGCTGCGCGCCGACCTCCCGCCCTACGGCCGCGACATGCCGGGCGGGCCGCGCGCCACCGGCCGGTTCGGCAACGGGCGGCTGCCCCCGGACTTCATCTCTGAGGCGCTCGGCCTGCCGCCGCTGGTGCCGGCCTACCTCGACCCGGCCTATGGCATCGACGACTTCGCGCGCGGCGTGTGCTTCGCGTCCGCGGGCACTGGGATCGACAACGCCACCGCCGGAGTCTTG TCAGTGATCCCGCTGTGGAAGGAGGTGAACTACTACGAGGAGTACCAGCGGCGTCTCCGTGCACGCGTGGGTGCGTCccgcgccgccgccatcgtcggCGGCGCGCTCCACGTGGTGAGCATCGGCACCAACGACTTCCTGGAGAACTACTTCATGCCGCTGGCCACGGGGCGGTCCGCGCAGTTCACGGTGCCCGAGTTCGAGGACTTCCTCGTCGCCGGCGCGCGGCAGTTCCTGGCGCGGATCCACCACCTCGGCGCGCGCAGAGTCACCTTTGCGGGGCTCGCCGCCATCGGCTGCCTGCCGCTCGAGCGCACCACCAACGCGCTCCGTGGCGGCGGGTGCGTCGAGGAGTACAACGACGTGGCCAGGAGCTTCAACGCCAAGCTGCAGGCCATGGTGCGCGGCCTCAGGGACGAGCTCCCCAGGCTCAAGCTTGTCTACGTCTCCGTCTACGAGAGCTTTCTCCGCCTCATCACAAACCCACAAAAGTTTG GGCTGGAGAACGTGGAGGAGGGGTGCTGCGCGACAGGCAGGTTCGAGATGGGGATCATGTGCAACGACGACGCGCCGCTGACCTGCGACGACGCCAGCAAGTACCTCTTCTGGGACGCCTTCCACCCCACGGAGAAAGTGAACCGGCTCATGGCCAACAACACCCTCCAAGCGTGCTACCAACAAGGCGTCCTGTAA